In Papaver somniferum cultivar HN1 unplaced genomic scaffold, ASM357369v1 unplaced-scaffold_23879, whole genome shotgun sequence, the genomic window TTTCAATCCGTTGTTTTCTCTCAAATGCAATATAATATCTCGCACCCCAGTCTCCTTATAAGTATTTTTTGGAACGATAACCGCAATCTCATCTGTTGTCGGAAGATTATAACGCCTACTATCAGTCGACTTGTTATATTGAAGTGAAACTCTGATATTCTGGTCGGCCGGACTCATCTGGTCTAAAATTGCATAAGCCTGACGATACTTGGTATAAAAAACATTGAATTGGATCATAGTATTCTGAATTTTCTGTAGGACATTCATATTTAACTGANNNNNNNNNNNACATTGAATTGGATCATagtattttgaattttttgtagGACATTCATATTTAACTGAGGATTTATTTTCCCACGGACAAACAATGAAAATTCTGGATCATAGATGTACAGTTGGGAGTAAACCGCCATCCTCTCAGTCCCAGGAGCTGGTAGAACACCTCCGGTTAAATGTCTCAACTCCCCATGTATTGAGAAAGGTCTCGGACCTCTCCCTTTCAAATCTCTTGTATCTAATTTGCATCCAAGGCTAGTAAACGCATTAGTTGTATTATACTCTCGAATATATTTCCGAAAAGAAATTGATTCGGCGTCGGTTCCGTCAAACAATTCTCTGATGGCTACCGGTGGTTCACACAGTGACGGTAGGCAAACTTTGCCTTGGAGACAACAtgaaccaaattttgggtttattaAAAATGAATTTGTATGTT contains:
- the LOC113340800 gene encoding uncharacterized protein LOC113340800 produces the protein PSINVREDDGVSDTYEIDEVDYDTDELHDSNTFINQVAVVATDVRHFLGQMDVKCQHCGALHWMAEKHTNSFLINPKFGSCCLQGKVCLPSLCEPPVAIRELFDGTDAESISFRKYIREYNTTNAFTSLGCKLDTRDLKGRGPRPFSIHGELRHLTGGVLPAPGTERMAVYSQLYIYDPEFS